In a genomic window of Streptomyces noursei ATCC 11455:
- a CDS encoding alpha-ketoacid dehydrogenase subunit beta has translation MTTTTAPTARKPATMAQALTRALRDAMAEDPAVHVMGEDVGTLGGVFRVTDGLAEEFGEDRCSDTPLAEAGILGTAVGMAMYGLRPVVEMQFDAFAYPAFEQLISHVARMRNRTRGAVAMPLTIRIPYGGGIGGVEHHSDSSEAYYLATPGLQVVTPATVEDAYGLLRASIASDDPVVFLEPKRLYWTKADWSPDAPAPVAPLGRAEIRRRGSSATLITYGPSLPVCLEAAEAARAEGWDLEVLDLRTLVPFDDDTVCASVRRTGRAVIVHESNGFGGPGGEIAARITERCFHYLEAPVLRVAGFDIPYPPPMLERHHLPGVDRILDTVARLQWESRWTEGRGA, from the coding sequence ATGACGACCACCACCGCGCCGACCGCGCGCAAACCGGCCACCATGGCGCAGGCGCTCACCCGCGCGCTGCGCGACGCCATGGCCGAGGACCCCGCCGTCCATGTGATGGGCGAGGACGTCGGCACCCTGGGCGGCGTCTTCCGGGTCACCGACGGCCTGGCCGAGGAGTTCGGCGAGGACCGCTGCAGCGACACCCCCCTCGCCGAGGCCGGCATCCTGGGCACCGCCGTCGGCATGGCGATGTACGGGCTGCGGCCGGTCGTGGAGATGCAGTTCGACGCCTTCGCCTACCCGGCGTTCGAGCAACTGATCAGCCATGTCGCCCGGATGCGCAACCGCACCCGCGGCGCGGTCGCCATGCCGCTGACCATCCGCATCCCCTACGGCGGCGGGATCGGCGGCGTCGAGCACCACAGCGACTCCTCCGAGGCGTACTACCTCGCCACCCCCGGCCTCCAGGTCGTCACTCCCGCGACCGTCGAGGACGCCTACGGGCTGCTGCGCGCCTCCATCGCCTCCGACGACCCGGTCGTCTTCCTCGAACCCAAGCGGCTCTACTGGACCAAGGCCGACTGGTCGCCGGACGCGCCGGCCCCGGTCGCCCCCCTGGGCCGGGCCGAGATCCGTCGCCGCGGCAGCAGCGCCACCCTCATCACCTACGGCCCGTCGCTGCCCGTCTGCCTGGAGGCCGCCGAGGCCGCCCGCGCCGAGGGCTGGGACCTGGAGGTCCTCGATCTGCGCACGCTGGTGCCGTTCGACGACGACACGGTCTGCGCGTCCGTGCGGCGCACCGGCCGGGCCGTGATCGTCCACGAGTCCAACGGCTTCGGCGGCCCCGGCGGCGAGATCGCCGCGCGGATCACCGAGCGCTGCTTCCACTATCTGGAGGCGCCGGTGCTGCGCGTCGCCGGTTTCGACATCCCCTACCCGCCGCCCATGCTGGAGCGGCATCACCTCCCCGGTGTGGACCGGATCCTGGACACCGTCGCCCGCCTCCAGTGGGAGTCGCGCTGGACCGAAGGACGTGGTGCGTGA
- a CDS encoding dihydrolipoamide acetyltransferase family protein, whose translation MAEVREFTLPDLGEGLTEAVIVQWLVEVGDVVAVDQPVVEVETAKAMVEVPCPYGGVVTARFGEEGAEVPVGAPLVTVAVGAAPDDLAGDAGGTPRAWGSPRSSGAGSGGGVESLVAGPGGPATAPAPTSPETGEAQDSGSGNVLVGYGTSNSSARRRRIRPGAPEGPAPLAAAAGPAPTTEADGTRTVAVISPLVRRLAREHGLDLRDVRGTGREGLILRTDVESEVRARAAREPVAGAAAGPVPGEERIPLKGLRGAAAEKFRRSRHEIPDATCWVDADATELLAVRRAMNVPGAPKVSLLALLARICTAALARYPELNATVDTAAQEIVRLPAVHLGFAAQTDRGLVVPVVRDAQDRTVEQLSAEIARLTDAARAGKLSPAELSHGTFTLNNYGVFGVDGSTPILNHPEAAMLGVGRIAAKPWVHEGELAVRQVVQLSFTFDHRVCDGGTAGGFLRYVADCVERPALLLRGM comes from the coding sequence ATGGCCGAGGTGCGCGAGTTCACCCTGCCCGACCTGGGGGAGGGCCTCACCGAAGCGGTGATCGTGCAGTGGCTGGTCGAGGTCGGCGACGTGGTGGCCGTGGACCAGCCGGTGGTGGAGGTCGAGACCGCCAAGGCGATGGTCGAGGTGCCGTGCCCGTACGGCGGGGTGGTCACCGCCCGCTTCGGCGAGGAGGGGGCCGAAGTCCCGGTGGGGGCACCCCTGGTGACGGTCGCGGTCGGAGCGGCGCCGGACGACCTCGCCGGGGACGCGGGGGGTACCCCCCGCGCATGGGGGTCCCCCCGGTCGAGCGGAGCCGGGAGTGGGGGAGGAGTCGAGAGCTTGGTGGCGGGCCCCGGCGGCCCCGCCACCGCGCCGGCCCCGACGTCCCCCGAGACCGGGGAAGCGCAGGACTCCGGTTCGGGGAACGTCCTGGTCGGCTACGGGACGAGCAACTCCTCGGCCCGACGCCGCAGGATCCGGCCGGGCGCCCCCGAGGGCCCCGCGCCCCTCGCCGCCGCGGCCGGACCCGCCCCCACCACCGAGGCCGACGGCACCCGCACGGTGGCCGTCATCTCGCCGCTGGTCCGCCGCCTCGCCCGCGAGCACGGCCTGGACCTGCGGGACGTGCGCGGCACCGGACGCGAGGGGCTGATCCTCCGCACGGACGTCGAGTCCGAGGTCCGGGCGCGGGCGGCGCGCGAGCCGGTCGCCGGCGCGGCGGCCGGGCCCGTCCCCGGGGAGGAGCGGATCCCGCTCAAGGGCCTGCGCGGCGCCGCGGCCGAGAAGTTCCGCCGCAGCCGCCACGAGATCCCCGACGCCACGTGCTGGGTGGACGCCGACGCCACCGAACTCCTCGCCGTCCGCCGGGCGATGAACGTGCCGGGTGCCCCCAAGGTGTCGCTGCTGGCGCTGCTGGCCCGCATCTGCACGGCCGCACTCGCCCGCTACCCCGAGCTCAACGCGACCGTCGACACCGCGGCCCAGGAGATCGTCCGGCTGCCCGCGGTCCATCTGGGCTTCGCGGCGCAGACCGACCGCGGCCTGGTGGTGCCGGTCGTCCGGGACGCCCAGGACCGCACCGTCGAGCAGCTGTCCGCCGAGATCGCCCGGCTCACCGACGCCGCACGGGCCGGAAAGCTGTCCCCCGCCGAGCTCTCGCACGGCACGTTCACCCTCAACAACTACGGCGTCTTCGGCGTCGACGGCTCCACCCCGATCCTCAACCACCCCGAGGCGGCGATGCTCGGCGTCGGCCGGATAGCCGCCAAACCGTGGGTGCACGAGGGCGAGTTGGCGGTCCGGCAGGTGGTCCAGCTGTCGTTCACCTTCGACCACCGGGTGTGCGACGGCGGCACCGCGGGCGGTTTCCTGCGCTATGTCGCCGACTGCGTCGAGCGGCCCGCGCTGCTGCTGCGCGGGATGTGA
- a CDS encoding NTP transferase domain-containing protein codes for MSEHPDYDAIVLAGGAARRLGGADKPALPVGGRALLDRVLATCPDAAATVVVGPARPTARPVVQALEDPPGGGPLAALDAGLRHTTAPTVLVLSADLPFLTAGTVRALLEAATAGGDPPPEGALLRDAEGRDQPLVAAYRTAPLRRALDRLRSVHGALTGLPLRPLLSALALVRVPDATSTASFDCDTWEDIGTARARIREHGHVLDEWITAVKAELGIDLDVDTAALLDLARDAAHGVARPAAPLTTFLVGYAAGRQGGDVAELSRQVAALADRWAAEAAAEEARTAPATGSPADEAQSAE; via the coding sequence GTGAGCGAGCACCCCGACTACGACGCGATCGTGCTGGCCGGAGGGGCGGCCCGACGGCTCGGCGGGGCGGACAAACCCGCCCTGCCGGTCGGCGGCCGCGCCCTCCTGGACCGGGTCCTGGCCACCTGCCCCGACGCCGCGGCCACCGTCGTCGTCGGCCCCGCGCGCCCGACCGCCCGCCCCGTGGTCCAGGCCCTCGAAGACCCGCCCGGCGGCGGCCCGCTCGCCGCACTCGACGCCGGGCTGCGGCACACCACCGCCCCCACCGTGCTGGTGCTCTCCGCCGACCTGCCGTTCCTGACGGCCGGGACGGTCCGCGCCCTCCTCGAAGCGGCGACCGCCGGCGGCGATCCACCGCCGGAAGGGGCGCTGCTGCGCGATGCGGAAGGGCGGGACCAGCCGCTGGTGGCCGCGTACCGAACGGCCCCGCTGCGCCGCGCGCTGGACCGGCTGCGGTCCGTCCACGGCGCCCTGACCGGCCTGCCGCTGCGGCCGTTGCTGTCCGCGCTGGCGCTCGTCCGCGTCCCGGACGCCACGTCCACGGCGTCCTTCGACTGCGACACCTGGGAGGACATCGGCACGGCACGTGCCCGGATCAGGGAGCATGGACACGTGTTGGACGAATGGATCACGGCAGTCAAGGCCGAACTGGGCATCGACCTCGATGTCGACACGGCGGCACTCCTCGACCTCGCGCGGGACGCGGCGCACGGCGTCGCCCGCCCGGCCGCGCCGCTGACGACCTTCCTGGTCGGCTACGCGGCGGGCCGTCAGGGAGGCGACGTGGCGGAGCTGTCGCGGCAGGTCGCCGCGCTGGCCGACCGCTGGGCGGCGGAGGCCGCGGCCGAAGAGGCCAGGACGGCGCCGGCGACCGGCTCCCCGGCTGACGAAGCGCAGTCCGCGGAATGA
- a CDS encoding molybdopterin molybdotransferase MoeA — MTEGEHGDPFGDEFADALALANGTPPGRRPTGSGDRTPGGATPGPYPVARAGSPRPGDDPAPGGTDRDRPAGPGDARDTAPARPGRRSTGRSGTPWRTARDIAEHAVHEPPGPGAAALADALGRTLAAPLTALTDLPSFDTSAMDGWAVSGPGPWRLDHAADDTGTDPDTGILAGHATTAALPDGHALPIATGARIPAGATAVLRSEHGEVLELPDGRARLYAPRPVPPGQDIRPRGQECRCGDHLLPAGTLVTPAILGLAAAAGYDELSVHPRPRVEVLVLGDELLRSGLPEGGRIRDALGPMLVPWLHALGAEAAPVRHLGDDADALHDALAGSTADVVLTTGGTASGPVDHVHPTLRRLGAELLVDGVAVRPGHPMLLARLAPRRHLVGLPGNPLAAVSGLLTLAEPLLRTLAARHPAAPYRVPLAAAVYGHPHDTRLVPVAYRDDDRHGLVAAPLHFHGPAMLRGIAAADAMAVVPPGGAEPGTEVELLELPWPAGWSAGWPTPDTSYDPAAPSGGAA; from the coding sequence ATGACCGAGGGCGAGCACGGCGACCCGTTCGGCGACGAGTTCGCCGACGCGCTCGCCCTGGCCAACGGCACCCCGCCGGGCCGCCGACCCACCGGATCCGGCGACCGGACGCCCGGCGGCGCGACGCCCGGCCCGTACCCCGTCGCCCGCGCGGGATCGCCGCGGCCCGGCGATGATCCGGCGCCCGGCGGCACCGACCGGGACCGCCCCGCCGGGCCCGGCGACGCCCGCGACACCGCCCCCGCCCGCCCCGGCAGGCGGTCCACCGGCCGCTCCGGCACGCCGTGGCGCACGGCCCGAGACATCGCCGAACACGCGGTGCACGAACCGCCCGGCCCCGGGGCGGCCGCGCTCGCCGACGCGCTCGGCCGCACGCTCGCCGCTCCCCTCACGGCCCTCACCGACCTGCCCTCGTTCGACACCTCGGCGATGGACGGCTGGGCGGTCTCCGGCCCCGGCCCCTGGCGCCTGGACCACGCGGCGGACGACACCGGCACCGACCCGGACACCGGCATCCTCGCCGGCCACGCCACCACCGCGGCGCTCCCCGACGGCCATGCCCTGCCCATCGCCACCGGAGCCCGCATCCCGGCCGGCGCCACCGCGGTGCTGCGCAGCGAACACGGCGAGGTCCTCGAACTCCCCGACGGCCGGGCCCGGCTGTACGCGCCGCGGCCGGTGCCACCGGGCCAGGACATCCGCCCGCGCGGCCAGGAGTGCCGGTGCGGCGACCACCTGCTGCCCGCCGGCACGCTGGTGACCCCCGCGATCCTCGGCCTGGCCGCGGCGGCCGGCTACGACGAACTCTCCGTCCACCCCCGGCCCCGCGTCGAGGTGCTCGTCCTCGGCGACGAACTGCTGCGCAGCGGACTGCCCGAGGGCGGCCGGATCCGCGACGCGCTCGGCCCGATGCTGGTGCCCTGGCTGCACGCACTGGGAGCCGAGGCGGCGCCTGTGCGGCACCTCGGCGACGACGCCGACGCGCTGCACGACGCCCTCGCCGGGTCCACCGCCGACGTGGTCCTCACCACCGGTGGCACCGCGTCGGGCCCCGTCGACCATGTGCACCCCACCCTCCGGCGGCTCGGCGCGGAACTCCTGGTGGACGGCGTGGCGGTGCGCCCGGGCCATCCGATGCTGCTGGCCCGCCTCGCCCCGCGCCGGCACCTCGTCGGCCTCCCCGGCAACCCGCTGGCCGCCGTGTCCGGTCTGCTCACCCTCGCCGAGCCGCTGCTCCGTACGCTCGCCGCCCGCCACCCCGCCGCGCCTTACCGGGTGCCGCTGGCCGCCGCGGTCTACGGGCATCCGCACGACACCCGGCTCGTCCCGGTGGCCTACCGCGACGACGACCGGCACGGGCTGGTCGCCGCGCCGCTGCACTTCCACGGGCCCGCCATGCTGCGCGGGATCGCCGCCGCCGACGCGATGGCCGTCGTCCCGCCGGGCGGCGCGGAGCCCGGCACCGAGGTCGAACTCCTCGAACTGCCCTGGCCGGCGGGCTGGTCGGCGGGTTGGCCGACCCCGGACACCTCCTACGACCCCGCAGCCCCCTCCGGAGGCGCCGCGTGA
- a CDS encoding potassium channel family protein yields the protein MKLPSHDAAAREVPEDRSHRVILPRRTPKAPIRQVARRLTMALLVLVATVFIVWIDREGYHDNAGGSLDLLDCVYYATVTLSTTGYGDIVPYSASARLLNILLVTPLRVLFLIILVGTTLEVLTERTREQWKLTRWRNALRDHTVIVGFGTKGRSAVQTLCATGLPRDRIVIVDPSTKVVESAVSEGFAGVVGDATRSDVLLRAEIQRAHQIVIATQRDDTAVLVSLTARQLNKRANIVAAVREEENAPLLRQSGADAVITSASAAGRLLGLSVHSPSAGAVMEDLIQQGSGLDLVERPVVKSEVGKSVRETGDLVVSVLRGHRLLGYDDPVASPLQAADRLITIVRAAAEEPAVPGKPPGKPTLPGTGVSPMRPADE from the coding sequence GTGAAGCTCCCGTCCCACGACGCCGCGGCCCGCGAGGTCCCCGAGGACCGCTCCCACCGGGTGATACTGCCCCGCCGCACCCCGAAGGCGCCGATACGGCAGGTCGCCCGGCGGCTGACGATGGCCCTGCTGGTGCTCGTCGCGACGGTCTTCATCGTCTGGATCGACCGCGAGGGGTACCACGACAACGCCGGTGGTTCCCTGGACCTGCTCGACTGCGTCTACTACGCCACCGTCACGCTCTCCACCACGGGTTACGGCGACATCGTCCCCTACAGCGCCAGCGCCCGGTTGCTGAACATCCTGCTGGTCACGCCGCTGCGCGTGCTGTTCCTGATCATCCTGGTCGGCACCACGCTGGAGGTGCTGACCGAGCGCACCCGTGAGCAGTGGAAATTGACACGCTGGAGAAACGCCTTGCGCGATCACACCGTCATCGTCGGCTTCGGGACCAAGGGCCGGTCCGCCGTCCAGACCCTGTGCGCCACGGGTCTGCCCCGGGACCGGATCGTCATCGTCGACCCCAGCACCAAGGTCGTCGAGTCCGCGGTGTCCGAGGGGTTCGCGGGCGTGGTCGGCGACGCGACGCGCAGCGATGTGCTGCTGAGGGCCGAGATCCAGCGCGCGCACCAGATCGTCATCGCCACCCAGCGCGATGACACCGCCGTCCTGGTCTCGTTGACCGCGCGTCAGCTCAACAAGCGCGCCAACATCGTCGCCGCGGTGCGGGAGGAGGAGAACGCGCCGCTGCTGCGGCAGTCCGGTGCCGACGCGGTGATCACCTCGGCCAGCGCGGCCGGGCGGCTGTTGGGCCTCTCGGTGCACAGCCCCAGCGCGGGCGCCGTCATGGAGGACCTGATCCAACAGGGCAGCGGCCTGGACCTGGTGGAGCGGCCGGTGGTCAAGTCCGAGGTCGGCAAGTCCGTCCGGGAGACCGGCGACCTGGTCGTCTCCGTCCTGCGCGGCCACCGGCTGCTGGGGTACGACGACCCGGTGGCGAGCCCGCTGCAGGCCGCGGACCGTCTGATCACCATCGTCCGCGCCGCCGCGGAGGAGCCCGCCGTCCCCGGCAAGCCGCCCGGCAAACCGACGCTGCCCGGCACCGGGGTCTCCCCCATGCGTCCGGCGGACGAGTGA
- a CDS encoding NAD(P)H-quinone oxidoreductase — translation MRAITIPEPGGPEALVWAEVPDPQPAEGEVLIEVAASAVNRADLLQRQGFYDPPPGASPYPGLECAGRIAAVGPGVHGWAVGDEVCALLAGGGYAEKVAVPAGQVLPLPAGVDLVTAASLPEVACTVWSNVFMIAHLRPGETLLVHGGASGIGTMAIQLAKAVGARVAVTAGGPEKLARCAELGADILIDYREQDFVQEIRKATDGKGADVILDIIGAKYLQRNVKALAVAGRLAIIGLQGGVKAELNLAALISKRAAITGTGLRARPVSEKSAIVAAVREHVWPLIGNGQVRPIVDRTLPMAEAAEAHRVVDASSHFGKVVLTV, via the coding sequence ATGCGAGCGATCACAATCCCCGAGCCCGGTGGCCCCGAAGCCCTCGTCTGGGCCGAAGTGCCCGATCCACAGCCCGCAGAGGGAGAGGTCCTGATCGAGGTCGCGGCCAGCGCCGTGAACCGCGCCGACCTGCTCCAGCGCCAGGGCTTCTACGACCCGCCGCCCGGCGCCTCCCCGTACCCCGGCCTGGAGTGCGCGGGGCGGATCGCGGCGGTCGGGCCCGGCGTGCACGGCTGGGCGGTCGGCGACGAGGTGTGCGCGCTGCTGGCGGGCGGCGGCTATGCCGAGAAGGTCGCCGTCCCGGCCGGCCAGGTGCTGCCGCTGCCGGCCGGCGTCGACCTCGTCACGGCCGCCTCGCTCCCCGAAGTCGCCTGCACGGTCTGGTCGAACGTCTTCATGATCGCGCACCTGCGGCCCGGCGAGACCCTGCTGGTCCACGGCGGCGCCAGCGGCATCGGCACCATGGCGATCCAGCTGGCCAAGGCCGTCGGCGCGCGGGTCGCGGTCACCGCCGGTGGCCCCGAAAAGCTGGCCCGCTGCGCCGAGTTGGGCGCCGACATCCTCATCGACTACCGCGAGCAGGACTTCGTCCAGGAGATCCGCAAGGCCACCGACGGCAAGGGCGCGGACGTCATCCTCGACATCATCGGCGCCAAGTACCTCCAGCGGAACGTCAAGGCGCTGGCGGTCGCCGGCCGGCTGGCGATCATCGGCCTGCAGGGCGGTGTGAAGGCCGAGCTCAACCTCGCCGCGCTGATCTCCAAACGCGCCGCGATCACCGGCACGGGTCTGCGGGCCCGCCCGGTGAGCGAGAAGTCCGCGATCGTCGCCGCGGTCCGGGAGCACGTCTGGCCGCTGATCGGCAACGGCCAGGTCCGCCCGATCGTGGACCGGACCCTGCCGATGGCGGAGGCCGCCGAGGCGCATCGCGTCGTGGACGCCAGCAGCCACTTCGGCAAGGTCGTCCTGACCGTCTGA
- a CDS encoding bacterial proteasome activator family protein, whose amino-acid sequence MDMPMNERSQENQHVLVVGPDGMALGSAGSGGGDEGDEPREVPVTDMVEQPAKVMRIGSMIKQLLEEVKAAPLDEASRVRLKEIHASSVKELEDGLAPELVEELERLSLPFTEESVPTEAELRIAQAQLVGWLEGLFHGIQTALFAQQMAARAQLEQMRRALPPGIPADGHQEQPGHGGARSGPYL is encoded by the coding sequence ATGGATATGCCGATGAACGAACGGTCGCAGGAGAACCAGCACGTCCTGGTCGTCGGCCCGGACGGCATGGCGCTCGGCAGCGCCGGCTCCGGTGGCGGGGACGAGGGCGACGAGCCCCGTGAGGTGCCGGTGACGGACATGGTCGAGCAGCCTGCGAAGGTCATGCGCATCGGCAGCATGATCAAGCAACTGCTGGAAGAGGTGAAGGCCGCCCCCCTCGACGAGGCGAGCCGGGTGCGCCTCAAGGAGATCCACGCCAGTTCGGTCAAGGAGCTGGAGGACGGGCTGGCGCCTGAGCTGGTCGAGGAGCTGGAGCGGCTCTCGCTGCCCTTCACCGAGGAGTCGGTGCCGACCGAGGCCGAGCTGCGGATCGCCCAGGCCCAGCTGGTCGGCTGGTTGGAGGGACTCTTCCACGGCATCCAGACCGCGCTCTTCGCCCAGCAGATGGCCGCCCGCGCCCAGTTGGAGCAGATGCGTCGTGCGCTGCCACCGGGCATCCCCGCGGACGGGCACCAGGAGCAGCCCGGTCACGGCGGCGCCCGCTCGGGCCCCTATCTCTGA